A genomic segment from Candidatus Hydrogenedentota bacterium encodes:
- a CDS encoding dual specificity protein phosphatase family protein yields MRGHVVLGMLFLAVCSAALSSEQPVEGAASNGPPAGARPPAWAQPVEMDGVPNLHKVSDTLYRSAQPTAEGMQNLKDHGIKTIINLRSFHSDRDEIGETGLGYEHIYMKAWHPEEKEVVRFLQLVTSPDRTPVLVHCMHGADRTGVMSAIYRVAIQGWTKDEALKELREGGFGFHGIFENLLEWFNGLDIDEMKRRAGISAETAETP; encoded by the coding sequence ATGCGCGGACACGTTGTGCTGGGGATGCTGTTTCTGGCGGTATGTTCAGCGGCACTTTCGTCCGAACAGCCCGTTGAGGGGGCCGCTTCGAACGGGCCGCCGGCGGGGGCGCGTCCGCCGGCGTGGGCGCAACCTGTCGAGATGGACGGCGTGCCGAACCTCCACAAGGTATCCGATACGCTTTACCGCAGCGCGCAGCCTACGGCCGAGGGCATGCAGAATCTCAAAGACCATGGAATCAAAACCATCATCAACCTCCGCTCGTTCCATTCCGACCGGGACGAAATCGGCGAGACCGGCCTGGGTTACGAGCACATCTACATGAAAGCGTGGCATCCTGAAGAGAAAGAGGTCGTGCGGTTCCTGCAACTCGTGACCAGTCCGGACCGGACGCCGGTGCTAGTCCATTGCATGCACGGGGCGGACCGCACGGGCGTCATGAGCGCCATCTATCGTGTCGCCATCCAGGGGTGGACCAAAGACGAAGCCCTTAAAGAACTCAGGGAAGGCGGATTCGGCTTTCACGGCATATTTGAAAACCTCCTCGAGTGGTTTAATGGTCTTGATATCGACGAGATGAAGCGCCGTGCGGGCATCTCCGCCGAGACGGCCGAAACGCCGTAA
- a CDS encoding sulfatase yields MRASLNVVLVVVDTLRADHLGCYGYHRNTSPNLDALARESVVCEQHIASAIPTHPAFATLGSGQYSVTHGIVAHGGRVPLRNTVPWLPALLQKAGYTTCAIDNLAPWHQGFGRGYEYYIDPASRRPLSINCDNRDINNRALPWLEQNAEEPFFLFIHYWDPHTPYMPPRAYRRLFYDRGKDPCDPANTSLEKLARHPLGKVWSETWLNKLVRGKTVTDAEYVEALYDSEIRYCDEGIARVIETLDRLGLLERTLLAVTSDHGEMMFRHGIFFDHHGLYEGTVHVPLIIHHPDLRPGRVAQLTAHVDLAPTIVALCGLEAPKEMEGLSLVSLLEGTRDKPVREFVVCQECTWQMKWGLRTLDYKFIVARQPDFYGTPARELYDLREDPREFRNVAEERPDVARRCETTIENWVAEKMRAKGLTRDPLLAHGLTLGRQWQRRRARS; encoded by the coding sequence ATGAGAGCATCTTTGAACGTCGTTTTAGTTGTCGTGGACACGCTGCGGGCGGACCACCTTGGCTGTTACGGGTACCACCGGAACACGTCGCCCAACCTCGATGCGCTCGCCCGCGAATCCGTGGTCTGCGAGCAGCACATCGCGTCCGCCATCCCCACGCATCCGGCCTTTGCCACGCTGGGCAGCGGACAGTATTCGGTCACGCACGGCATCGTGGCGCATGGCGGCAGGGTGCCCTTGCGCAATACGGTCCCCTGGCTGCCCGCCCTGCTTCAAAAGGCCGGTTATACAACGTGCGCCATCGACAACCTGGCCCCATGGCACCAGGGATTCGGCCGCGGCTATGAGTACTACATCGACCCCGCTTCGCGCCGCCCCCTGAGCATCAATTGCGACAACCGCGACATCAACAACCGCGCCCTCCCCTGGCTCGAGCAGAACGCCGAGGAACCCTTCTTTCTGTTCATCCACTACTGGGACCCGCATACGCCCTACATGCCGCCCCGGGCGTACCGGCGGCTGTTCTACGACCGGGGGAAAGACCCCTGCGACCCCGCCAACACCTCGCTCGAGAAGCTTGCCAGGCATCCCCTGGGAAAAGTCTGGAGCGAGACCTGGCTCAACAAACTCGTGCGCGGCAAGACCGTGACCGACGCCGAGTACGTCGAAGCCTTGTACGACTCCGAGATCCGTTATTGCGACGAGGGCATTGCCCGGGTCATCGAAACTCTCGACCGGCTGGGTCTGTTGGAGCGCACGCTGCTTGCCGTCACCAGCGACCACGGGGAAATGATGTTCCGCCACGGCATCTTCTTTGACCACCACGGACTCTACGAGGGAACCGTGCACGTGCCGCTGATCATCCATCATCCGGATCTCAGGCCCGGCCGCGTGGCGCAGTTGACCGCCCACGTCGATCTCGCTCCGACCATCGTGGCCCTTTGCGGGCTCGAGGCGCCCAAGGAGATGGAGGGACTCTCGCTCGTATCGCTCCTGGAAGGAACGCGCGACAAGCCTGTGCGCGAGTTCGTGGTCTGCCAGGAATGCACCTGGCAGATGAAATGGGGCCTGCGCACGCTCGACTACAAATTCATCGTGGCCCGGCAACCGGATTTCTACGGCACGCCGGCGCGCGAGTTGTACGACCTTCGCGAAGACCCCCGCGAGTTCCGCAACGTGGCGGAGGAACGGCCGGACGTTGCCCGGAGGTGCGAAACAACCATCGAGAACTGGGTAGCGGAAAAGATGCGCGCTAAAGGGCTCACCCGCGATCCCCTTCTCGCGCACGGCCTGACCCTCGGCAGACAGTGGCAACGCCGCCGCGCAAGAAGTTAA
- a CDS encoding DUF6259 domain-containing protein translates to MHERRTLTHAAGALCFIGGLVCAGFAAETGREVLASSRLKAEFENGAVVVLSDAEGRVFAACENGVETLPCLHRIDETVPGEQARSCEPEESAGTKTWTLSGFGKLPGTRVRTTVSADADELVIQQQAECPQKGLWGVEWSVPGIPLDQNIIVPGHSGVRLTAATPGSWFTFDYPMSWEAQLVIVEGEGAGFYVWARDPDARFKRLAVERSRTGWRLRFVSMAYAPFEETAGLTSPEWRIGAYTGDWRVPARRYRDWMVREFAPTRLEEQQPAWLKDIRCFVITGLDLEGLENLGKNLDPAQTIVYVPGWRSQGYDRDYPDYDEVIDGVRPFIEHAHALGFRVMLHVNYFGVDPLNALYPQFEPYHVRSPWGKHEKEWWLWTRAKPEIKFAYINPACKAWRDLFVERMSRLCAEYAVDALHLDQTLCIYNDQNGRIDGMTMAEGNIALHQQLRQALPGVALSGEGLNEITYRHEAFAQRHAWGVHHSEGTWDRALLAAAHPVASYLFRPYTIINGYLGCAPPASGQLYAAWNEAYEHWGVIPTFKPSPGSFERPAGFERQFRDETAFWFEARPEIALEDPWPETTAFPYRTKAGDPIVRTTDHRLVAGGRVVSQTISEAEEVALPGTIPGWRAYDDTRLFGLDPEAWYPYFGNPRDLAAPHLAALPEAFRPTSIILDGGTGIVRTEQRGGVVADIAALLGEADRGARLLDGSQHALEGDGTSPDGAFFEPHGNVLHAHPPWKQGTGETYARLEIALPKTGKLLFESTVGMDKGAVGQTDGVTFSVRAESNGETFDASVHTDAAEPVPLALDLTPCAGRTIALELSVNPGPANSPSFDWARWYDARVSQRLCATGTLVLAGTLSYTHAAAGGELVPIQGTGTGLAVDVPLPGAAYFISGNPIPVTLPGELASRQFETVFAGSLGQRLEAPPHATARPANGQVNGAPVTGLFVHPPNEGVTVVVFFLVLPSAPSLFEAFVGLRDGAEESNGVECAVEVNGLEMVRSRARPGDGLVPMRAGLERWAAKPVVLTLTTDSAGPYNCDWVMWATPRICEAP, encoded by the coding sequence ATGCACGAGAGAAGAACTCTTACCCATGCCGCGGGGGCGTTGTGTTTCATTGGCGGACTGGTCTGCGCCGGTTTCGCCGCGGAAACAGGGCGCGAAGTCCTTGCCTCTTCCCGCCTGAAGGCGGAGTTTGAGAATGGGGCAGTGGTTGTGCTCTCTGACGCCGAAGGACGTGTCTTTGCGGCCTGTGAGAACGGCGTCGAGACGCTCCCCTGTCTGCATCGCATTGACGAGACCGTTCCCGGAGAACAGGCCCGGTCATGTGAGCCCGAAGAGAGCGCGGGAACAAAGACGTGGACGCTCTCCGGCTTCGGGAAGCTGCCGGGGACGCGCGTGCGGACGACTGTATCCGCCGACGCGGACGAGCTCGTCATACAACAGCAAGCGGAGTGTCCTCAAAAAGGACTGTGGGGCGTCGAGTGGAGCGTTCCGGGGATTCCGTTGGACCAGAATATCATCGTGCCCGGACACTCGGGCGTTCGCCTGACCGCCGCCACACCGGGCTCGTGGTTCACTTTTGACTACCCGATGTCGTGGGAAGCGCAATTGGTGATTGTCGAGGGCGAGGGCGCCGGCTTTTACGTCTGGGCACGCGACCCGGACGCACGATTCAAACGCCTGGCAGTCGAGCGCAGCCGCACGGGATGGCGCCTGCGGTTCGTGTCCATGGCCTATGCGCCGTTTGAAGAGACCGCCGGGCTCACATCCCCCGAGTGGCGCATCGGCGCCTATACCGGCGACTGGCGGGTCCCGGCGCGCCGGTACCGCGACTGGATGGTGCGCGAGTTCGCGCCCACCCGGCTCGAAGAACAGCAACCGGCGTGGCTCAAGGACATCCGCTGCTTCGTCATCACGGGGCTCGACCTCGAGGGCCTCGAGAACCTCGGGAAAAACCTCGACCCCGCGCAGACCATCGTGTATGTGCCGGGGTGGCGGTCACAGGGGTACGACCGCGACTATCCCGACTACGACGAGGTCATCGACGGCGTGAGGCCATTCATCGAACACGCCCACGCGCTCGGGTTCAGGGTCATGCTGCACGTGAATTACTTCGGCGTTGACCCCCTGAACGCGCTCTACCCCCAATTCGAGCCGTATCACGTGCGAAGCCCCTGGGGAAAACATGAAAAGGAATGGTGGCTGTGGACACGCGCCAAGCCCGAGATCAAGTTCGCCTACATCAATCCCGCATGTAAGGCATGGCGCGACCTGTTCGTCGAGCGGATGTCGCGATTGTGCGCGGAATACGCGGTCGACGCGCTTCATCTCGACCAGACCCTGTGCATTTACAACGATCAAAACGGCCGCATCGACGGCATGACCATGGCCGAGGGCAACATCGCCCTGCACCAACAGCTCCGGCAAGCCCTGCCCGGGGTGGCCTTGAGCGGCGAAGGCCTGAATGAGATCACGTATCGCCACGAGGCGTTCGCCCAACGCCATGCCTGGGGGGTCCACCATTCCGAGGGCACTTGGGACCGGGCCCTTCTGGCTGCGGCGCATCCCGTCGCTTCATACCTGTTCCGCCCCTACACGATCATCAACGGCTACCTCGGCTGCGCTCCTCCCGCCTCAGGCCAGCTGTATGCGGCATGGAACGAGGCCTACGAGCACTGGGGCGTGATCCCGACCTTCAAACCCTCCCCTGGCAGCTTCGAGCGGCCCGCCGGGTTCGAGCGGCAGTTCCGCGATGAGACAGCCTTCTGGTTCGAGGCCCGCCCCGAAATCGCCCTCGAGGACCCTTGGCCCGAAACCACGGCGTTCCCTTACCGGACCAAAGCCGGAGACCCCATCGTCCGGACAACGGATCACCGCCTTGTGGCGGGCGGCCGGGTCGTCTCGCAAACCATATCCGAAGCGGAAGAGGTCGCGCTTCCCGGCACGATCCCCGGCTGGCGGGCGTACGACGACACGCGCCTGTTCGGCCTGGACCCCGAGGCGTGGTATCCCTATTTTGGCAACCCGCGCGACCTGGCGGCGCCCCATCTGGCGGCGTTGCCCGAAGCGTTTCGCCCCACGAGCATCATTCTGGACGGCGGGACCGGCATTGTGCGGACGGAGCAGCGGGGAGGGGTCGTGGCCGATATTGCGGCGCTGCTGGGTGAAGCAGACCGCGGCGCGCGGCTCCTCGACGGCTCGCAACACGCGCTCGAGGGTGACGGGACCTCTCCGGACGGGGCCTTTTTCGAACCGCACGGAAACGTGCTCCACGCCCACCCGCCATGGAAACAAGGCACGGGCGAAACGTACGCCCGGCTCGAAATCGCCTTGCCCAAGACCGGCAAACTTCTATTCGAGTCCACCGTAGGCATGGACAAAGGAGCCGTGGGACAAACGGACGGCGTCACCTTTTCCGTCCGCGCCGAATCGAACGGGGAGACGTTTGACGCGTCGGTACACACGGACGCGGCGGAACCGGTCCCGCTGGCGCTCGATTTGACGCCGTGTGCGGGCCGCACCATCGCCCTCGAACTCAGCGTGAACCCCGGCCCCGCGAACAGCCCCAGTTTCGATTGGGCCCGCTGGTACGACGCCCGAGTGAGCCAGCGGCTGTGTGCAACGGGCACTCTCGTGCTGGCTGGAACCCTTTCGTACACACACGCCGCAGCCGGAGGAGAGCTGGTTCCCATACAGGGGACCGGAACCGGTCTGGCCGTGGACGTGCCATTACCGGGCGCCGCGTACTTCATCAGCGGAAACCCGATACCAGTCACGCTGCCCGGCGAACTCGCCAGTCGCCAATTCGAAACCGTTTTTGCGGGCTCCCTGGGCCAACGCCTGGAAGCCCCTCCGCATGCAACAGCCAGGCCCGCGAACGGCCAGGTCAACGGAGCCCCCGTGACCGGCTTGTTCGTGCATCCGCCCAACGAAGGCGTGACGGTGGTCGTGTTTTTCCTGGTACTCCCGTCAGCGCCGTCGCTGTTCGAGGCGTTCGTGGGGCTCCGCGACGGCGCAGAAGAATCCAACGGCGTCGAATGCGCGGTCGAGGTAAATGGCCTGGAGATGGTCCGTTCGCGCGCCCGTCCCGGAGACGGCCTTGTCCCGATGCGGGCCGGCCTCGAACGGTGGGCCGCCAAACCCGTGGTGTTGACGTTGACCACCGATTCGGCGGGCCCGTACAACTGCGACTGGGTCATGTGGGCAACTCCGCGCATTTGCGAGGCGCCATGA
- a CDS encoding DNA internalization-related competence protein ComEC/Rec2: MNRPLVWVALGFSTGVLLAALGHAPGILIPVGLCLAGAFCLYAFSAVPASRAVAVFACFLGAGALMHNACHTGPPGDPLSRFLAAREPGLCRIEGVVRDVPHATPPDEYARFFLDADTIRIGEIEARTEGGVLVKWSDPGPPPFPGERVGVTGRWDLALSRVNPGIESWEDALRRDGIHSLIAARGPDGVVAIRAAPWHSFRHWPARFRRVQAERLKDAMPADALAFALMVWLGDRSGLTTDDYARYVDTGTSHILAISGIHISIVFVTATAFFETLTSTRRRASILALALIWLFALMSGGRAPALRASIMFTVYLLADFAGRERDAPTALSVAALLFLAWRPNILFDAGFQLSFLSVASILLFLPHCTEGLKRLPYYLRQPLAMPVAVLILPLPMAAYHYHSISVAAPLANLFVVPLLAVGLWLCFLTSLLSFVWMGLATVFGHALLPVTFLIGWIIDTVRRLPGSHVAVSCPSSMALLCYWAAFGILVVALENPRLRRKAATAAALMLLTAVLLWRPAPKPEAVVLDVGHADAIYVHTPGGESVLVDGGDLSQYVDTGERILVPFLRARGVAKLDRVILTHPHRDHIGGLLTVFEKMRVGELMLGSELRAHEPESEEARMAALCARHGIPVRKVQAGDTVALAGASLEILHPDAARADAPNPNNRSVVCRLRWTGGSLLLTGDIEQPAEEALCGADCRSDVLKVPHHGSDTSSTGPFLDAVAPRYAIVSTGAWRGGDRVPHAVLERYRQRGIEVLRTDRLGGIQVRLLEHSFTISAARLQRKYPVIQGAGAQNP, translated from the coding sequence GTGAACCGGCCGCTGGTGTGGGTGGCCCTGGGGTTCTCGACGGGCGTGTTGCTGGCCGCCCTGGGACACGCCCCCGGCATTCTGATTCCCGTAGGCTTGTGTCTGGCGGGCGCGTTCTGCCTGTATGCCTTCTCCGCGGTGCCAGCGTCGCGTGCCGTAGCCGTTTTCGCGTGTTTTCTCGGGGCCGGAGCGCTGATGCACAACGCGTGCCACACAGGGCCGCCGGGCGATCCCCTCAGCCGTTTCCTCGCGGCGCGCGAACCCGGCCTGTGCCGCATCGAAGGGGTGGTGCGCGACGTGCCCCATGCAACGCCCCCCGACGAATACGCCCGCTTCTTCCTCGACGCCGACACGATTCGCATCGGTGAAATAGAGGCACGTACTGAAGGCGGGGTGCTCGTCAAGTGGTCGGACCCGGGCCCGCCGCCTTTTCCCGGTGAACGGGTGGGCGTAACCGGGCGCTGGGACCTCGCCCTCTCCCGCGTCAATCCAGGTATCGAAAGCTGGGAAGACGCGCTCCGGCGCGACGGCATACACTCGCTGATTGCGGCCCGCGGCCCGGACGGCGTTGTCGCGATCAGAGCCGCTCCCTGGCACTCTTTCAGGCATTGGCCGGCGCGTTTTCGCCGCGTTCAGGCCGAGCGTCTCAAAGATGCCATGCCCGCGGACGCCCTCGCCTTCGCGTTGATGGTCTGGCTGGGCGATCGCAGCGGGCTCACAACTGACGATTACGCGCGCTACGTGGATACCGGCACCTCGCACATCCTCGCGATCTCGGGCATTCATATCTCGATTGTGTTCGTGACCGCGACCGCGTTCTTCGAGACGCTGACATCGACGCGGCGGAGGGCATCGATCCTGGCCCTCGCGTTGATCTGGCTGTTCGCGCTCATGTCCGGCGGGCGGGCCCCCGCCCTGCGCGCCTCGATCATGTTCACCGTGTATCTGCTGGCCGATTTTGCCGGGCGCGAGCGCGACGCTCCGACCGCGCTCAGCGTCGCGGCGCTGCTGTTCCTGGCATGGCGCCCAAACATCCTGTTCGACGCAGGATTCCAGCTGTCGTTTCTCAGTGTGGCTTCGATCCTGCTGTTTCTGCCCCATTGTACCGAGGGCCTGAAACGGTTGCCGTATTACTTGCGCCAGCCCCTCGCCATGCCCGTTGCCGTATTGATTCTTCCATTGCCGATGGCGGCCTACCACTACCACAGCATCTCGGTTGCGGCGCCCCTGGCGAACCTGTTTGTCGTGCCCCTGTTGGCGGTGGGATTGTGGCTCTGTTTTCTCACGAGCCTCCTGTCCTTCGTCTGGATGGGACTGGCAACGGTCTTCGGTCACGCGCTGTTGCCCGTGACGTTTCTTATCGGATGGATCATAGACACCGTCCGCCGGCTGCCGGGAAGCCACGTCGCCGTGTCGTGTCCGTCGAGCATGGCGCTTCTCTGCTACTGGGCAGCTTTCGGGATACTGGTTGTGGCCCTCGAAAATCCACGGTTGCGGCGCAAAGCGGCAACGGCGGCCGCCCTGATGCTCCTGACCGCCGTCCTATTGTGGAGGCCGGCGCCAAAGCCCGAAGCCGTGGTGCTGGATGTAGGCCACGCCGACGCGATTTACGTTCATACGCCCGGGGGTGAATCGGTCCTGGTCGACGGAGGCGACCTCTCCCAATACGTGGACACGGGCGAGCGCATACTCGTTCCGTTTCTGCGCGCGCGGGGGGTCGCCAAGCTCGACAGGGTCATCTTGACGCATCCGCACCGCGACCACATCGGCGGACTGCTGACGGTGTTCGAGAAAATGCGGGTCGGCGAGTTGATGCTCGGCTCGGAACTGCGCGCGCACGAGCCGGAATCGGAGGAAGCTCGGATGGCGGCACTGTGCGCCAGACACGGGATTCCGGTGCGGAAGGTGCAGGCCGGCGACACGGTCGCGCTTGCCGGCGCGTCGCTCGAAATCCTGCATCCCGATGCGGCGCGAGCCGATGCGCCAAACCCCAACAACCGCTCGGTCGTGTGCCGTCTTCGCTGGACCGGGGGCAGCCTGCTGCTCACGGGCGACATCGAACAACCCGCCGAAGAAGCGTTGTGCGGCGCCGACTGCCGCAGCGACGTGCTGAAGGTGCCCCATCACGGCTCGGACACCTCGAGCACCGGCCCCTTTCTCGATGCCGTTGCTCCGCGATACGCCATCGTGTCGACCGGCGCGTGGCGCGGGGGTGACAGGGTTCCTCACGCGGTACTCGAGCGCTACCGCCAACGCGGCATCGAGGTTCTTCGTACGGATCGTTTGGGCGGCATCCAGGTCCGGCTTCTCGAGCACTCGTTCACGATCAGCGCCGCGCGTCTGCAGCGGAAGTATCCCGTCATCCAAGGCGCAGGGGCGCAGAACCCCTGA
- a CDS encoding ComF family protein, producing the protein MSLARGELWHEWKLAAKNLVFPIFCQECRRRLLTDENGYFCATCWELMPRIERPFCTVCGRPHRAAVGLGTRSNFPCGRCLAGGPDRPVRRTYGVARYEGVMEAAVKLLKFHGKQRLARPLGELMVAFAGEELECDRYDMLVPVPLHAVRERERGFNQSRLLASEVAPAFPRAEVAHALRRIRPTRVQSTLHDPRERHKNIAGAFALNEKAPPPRGHVLLIDDVVTTGFTVAENATILLKGGADSVDVFAPALAVLRAGPAER; encoded by the coding sequence ATGAGCCTGGCACGGGGCGAACTCTGGCACGAGTGGAAGCTCGCCGCGAAGAACTTGGTCTTCCCCATCTTCTGCCAGGAGTGCCGCCGCCGGTTATTGACCGACGAGAACGGCTACTTCTGCGCCACGTGCTGGGAACTGATGCCGCGTATCGAGCGGCCGTTCTGCACCGTATGCGGACGGCCTCATCGCGCCGCCGTGGGACTCGGAACGCGCTCGAACTTCCCCTGCGGGAGGTGTCTCGCGGGGGGGCCGGACCGTCCCGTGCGCCGAACATACGGTGTGGCGCGGTACGAAGGCGTGATGGAAGCCGCCGTCAAACTCCTCAAATTCCACGGGAAACAGCGGCTTGCAAGGCCCCTTGGGGAACTCATGGTTGCCTTTGCCGGGGAAGAGTTGGAGTGCGACCGGTACGATATGCTGGTACCGGTGCCCCTGCATGCCGTGCGCGAACGCGAGCGCGGCTTTAACCAGTCCCGGCTGCTGGCCAGCGAGGTCGCCCCGGCCTTCCCACGGGCCGAGGTCGCTCACGCGCTGCGCAGAATCCGGCCCACTCGAGTTCAAAGCACCCTTCACGACCCGAGGGAACGCCACAAGAACATCGCGGGAGCGTTTGCGCTTAATGAGAAGGCCCCTCCCCCCAGAGGCCACGTGCTTCTGATAGACGATGTCGTGACAACGGGATTCACCGTAGCGGAAAATGCCACAATCCTGCTGAAAGGAGGCGCGGACAGCGTTGATGTGTTTGCGCCAGCCCTCGCGGTGCTCCGCGCTGGACCGGCCGAACGCTAG
- a CDS encoding SPFH domain-containing protein, with translation MPYVVLMIGLVIVFFLSILLLLTSRYKRCPSNRVLVIYGKGTGNTPARCIHGGAKFVMPLFQDFAYLSLEPFQIAIPLKDALSIENIRVSVPSVFTVAIGTQPEIMQNAAIRLLGLDAQEIKHQAEDIIFGQLRQVIASMSIEDINRDRDKFLHNIQSSLEPELRKIGMVLINVNITDITDESGYIEAIGQKAASQAIQQARGDVAEEVKLGEIRVAEAERDKVVSVAEASKEREIGTRAASRDQAVRIAELAKEQTVGEQQAAFQRDAAVKDAEREMRVRVAGANAAAIAGENEAKATVAGSNAGLQVKEAEAYQLGETRKREAEAAVLEAQYRAQAKAAIADAERVEATRRAELEAPAKAQKAKTIVEAEAEAEKRRIEAEGQAAAIFAKLEAEAKGQFEMLARKGDGLRRIIEACGGAHEAFQLLMLEHLDTLAQTSAQAISNIKFDKVVVWENGGDGQGSNTSNFLRNLSHTLPPMLQVMKEIGGIEVPEYLAKLTPDSANEAPAAKEPAGREAKSGAPEA, from the coding sequence ATGCCGTACGTCGTCCTGATGATTGGGCTGGTAATTGTATTTTTCCTCAGCATTCTGCTGTTGCTTACCAGCCGGTACAAGCGGTGCCCGAGTAACCGCGTGCTCGTAATCTACGGTAAGGGAACCGGCAACACCCCGGCCCGGTGCATTCACGGCGGGGCGAAATTCGTGATGCCGCTGTTTCAGGACTTTGCGTATCTCAGCCTGGAACCGTTCCAGATAGCGATTCCGCTCAAGGACGCGCTGTCTATCGAGAACATCCGCGTCAGTGTTCCCAGCGTGTTCACGGTAGCCATTGGCACCCAGCCCGAGATCATGCAGAACGCGGCCATCCGCCTGCTCGGTCTGGACGCGCAGGAGATAAAGCATCAGGCGGAAGACATCATCTTTGGACAGTTGCGCCAGGTGATCGCCTCGATGAGCATCGAGGACATCAACCGCGATCGCGACAAGTTCCTGCACAACATCCAGTCTTCTCTCGAACCTGAACTCCGCAAGATCGGCATGGTGTTGATCAATGTGAACATCACCGACATCACCGACGAGTCGGGCTACATCGAGGCCATCGGGCAGAAGGCCGCTTCACAGGCGATCCAGCAGGCCCGCGGCGATGTGGCCGAGGAGGTGAAGCTCGGTGAAATCCGCGTCGCGGAAGCCGAACGCGACAAGGTGGTCAGTGTCGCCGAAGCCAGCAAAGAACGCGAGATCGGCACGCGTGCCGCCTCGCGCGACCAGGCGGTGCGCATCGCCGAACTGGCCAAGGAACAGACTGTCGGCGAACAACAGGCCGCTTTCCAGCGCGACGCAGCCGTGAAAGACGCCGAGCGCGAGATGCGCGTGCGCGTTGCGGGGGCCAATGCGGCGGCCATCGCGGGCGAAAACGAAGCGAAAGCCACCGTGGCCGGTTCCAACGCGGGTCTGCAGGTCAAAGAAGCTGAGGCATACCAGCTCGGCGAGACCCGCAAGCGCGAGGCTGAGGCAGCCGTGCTCGAGGCTCAATACCGTGCTCAGGCCAAAGCCGCCATCGCCGACGCCGAACGCGTGGAAGCCACGCGCCGCGCCGAACTGGAGGCTCCGGCCAAGGCCCAGAAGGCCAAGACCATCGTCGAGGCCGAGGCCGAAGCCGAGAAACGCCGCATCGAAGCCGAAGGCCAGGCCGCGGCCATCTTCGCCAAACTTGAAGCGGAGGCCAAGGGGCAATTCGAAATGCTGGCCAGGAAAGGCGACGGTCTGCGGCGCATCATCGAAGCGTGCGGCGGCGCCCACGAGGCCTTCCAGCTGCTCATGCTCGAACACCTCGATACGCTGGCCCAGACCTCGGCCCAGGCCATCTCGAACATCAAGTTCGACAAGGTCGTCGTCTGGGAAAACGGCGGCGACGGCCAGGGAAGCAATACCTCCAACTTCCTTCGAAACCTGTCACATACCCTGCCGCCGATGTTGCAGGTCATGAAAGAGATCGGCGGCATCGAGGTCCCCGAATACCTGGCGAAGCTGACGCCTGACAGCGCGAACGAGGCCCCGGCCGCCAAGGAACCGGCCGGCAGAGAAGCCAAAAGCGGAGCGCCCGAAGCGTAA